In the genome of Pungitius pungitius chromosome 5, fPunPun2.1, whole genome shotgun sequence, the window CTTTGCATTTTCCTTACCCGGCAACTTAAAGGACATTAGAATAggctcaaacacacattttcaactTAAAGATTTCCACGATGATAAACGAAAAGTGCAAGCAGAGGACACCAAAGATGGAACTAATAACCGTGCTCACCTGTCTGATGCCGGTCTCGGGGAGCGCTCGTTTCCCTCCACGGGGGCAGTTCTGGATGTAACAGGCGGATGAGATGGCGAGGAGTCCCAGGACGCACAGGGGGAACAAGGAGTGAGGCATCGCGGCTGGTTTGGGGATGTTCGCTCCGCTACGTTCCTCCGCCTTGGTGGATGTGTGTCCGCTGTCCCGGCAGACTCCTCACTTATAAGCAGATGGACACGACCCGACGAACGCGACTGACAACTCCGATCTGACGTCAGCGTCGTTCCGCCGTCCACGTGTGCGCGCATCCGAAGGCCACATGGGTGCGCGCGCGCGAGAGGTCGCGGCAGACATGGCTGTGCATCAGAAGTTTGCCATCTAACGAatctgcagcagagacagaTGCCTCTTTCTGTATTCACGAGCGCACAACACTTATTTGGAGTAACTTTAGGTCTGAATAATTTCAGCCCCGCCGGCAGGTATGACACATTAGAAATGGCACAAATAATAATAGGAATTAAATATGCTTGTGTACAGCTAATTGCATCTAATGCAATAAGCGCGCTGATTTGGTAAATTTCATGTTGCTGCACGATTCAGATCAAACTCACTGCAACCTCGAGGTCACACAAATTATTCACCTGATGATGCTAAAAACTACTGATGAGCACAACAAGGTTTTCcagtaaacattaaaaaaatgtattctcaaACTGTGTCTTATTGCATGTTAACTAACAAGTAAATTCTAACGAAGGAGTTCGAGCTTTTTCATGGATACAGAACGCGCCCCTGAACAATGAGGGGTAAACGTTTTAAAAAAACGCTAACCAAGTACCAATTCTGTGCTTTTACCAGTCGGCTATAGCTCAAACGTCAAagtctccgtctcctctccacACGAAGAACATCTGGTTCCCGCCTCTGCTCGTGTACGCAGAGGATACAGGATCACGACCTTGGTTACGCTCaatgttgtcatggaaaccggcGCAACACTTGTGCGGTTTGTGATCACAATAAACCGTGACAATGATTACAATGTAAAGTCGGGTGGAAGAGGACGAAGAAGTGGACAAGGAGGGCACAAGACCTGGAAGAAGTGGACAAGGAGGGCACAAGACCTGGAGGAAGTGGACAAGGAGGGCACAAGACCTGGAGGAAGTGAACAAGGAGGGCACAAGACCTGGAAGAAGTGGACAAGGAGGGCACAAGACCAGGAAGAAGTGGACAAGGAGGGCACAAGACCTGGAGGAAGTGGACAAGGAGGGCACAAGACCTGGAGGAAGTGGACAAGGAGGGCACAAGACCTGGAGGAAGTGGACAAGGAGGGCACAAGACCTGGAGGAAGTGGACAAGGAGGGCACAAGACCTGGAGGAAGTGGACAAGGAGGGCACAAGACCTGGAGGAAGTGGACAAGGAGGGCACAAGACCTGGACATTGTGCACGTATTTCCCCGACAAGGCACCTCatgagaaatataaaatataaaatattcagtCGTAAACTTAATTAAATTGCAACTTTGAAGAAATGCAGCGTCCCCATACTGCTTGAGAAACACAATCGTACGCAGTTTAATATTACCTGGAATATATGTACATTATCAGTCCGCTGAAATCCTTGTTGGCGTTATTTTTCTACTGTCTGAAGACAAACTCTAGACTTGTGAGGGCGTGTAACGTGGTAAACGGAGGGAAGAGCGGACAGCCGAGCATGATTGTGCTTTATTTACCATGCTCACGCAGCCTTGGGTCCGCTCGAAATCCACTTTCATGCCTCGGTCCTATTGCTACTGTCCACCAACCTTTTCTCTGTGCCCCCTCAACACATCTACTCAGCCGGGGTGTTTGCAAAGGCCGCAGATCCAAGGCTGCGACTGTACGATTCATCGCTCgatgaaaaggagaaagacgAACAGGAAATTATTTTCAACGTTCAAGAATCTTTTAATCGATTCTCTTTCTACATCGGAGGACATCAAAAACCATTGATTTTGCGACGTCCCAAATCAAAGAAAATTCAAAGAAATATAATCCTCAGCCCGTTTTGAAGTTTACGAAACGTATGCGTCAAAAATAACCAAATGGTTGCAAGAGTTCAAAGCGAGGAATGAAGTTTCATGGAAATTGTTTGTTGGACAAATCAGCATTTATTTAGGACGTCATCATATGATCCAAGAGGTGTTAAACATAAAGGACCACACCTCTGTGAAGATGCAAAGTCTCTGAAGATGAGGGACGGGGGATCTGTTATTCTCGGCtttgaaatgttatttatttattttttttatcttccccAAAGCGGTTTATTGGAGACACCGTCCTCACTTCACCTTCGACGCAATCCTCATTTCTTCACAGCACACAGAAGCCGTCAGTGGTGCACTCGAATGACATCACTGCGTGCGCTCAGGCTCCTGCAGGCGACACACGCGATGCGACCCGATGTCGACGTGGCGACGGAGTTCAGCGGTTGGGATTCCGTCCGCACGCAGTCACGGCACAGCAAGTGGCCGCAGCTCAGACGGTAGATGGCTGCTGCAGCTTTAGAGAAGGCCGACACCGAGCAGGAGCACGCCGAGCACGTCTCCCCGCCTGGAGAGCAACGGGAGAGAAGACGAATCAAGGGTTTATATGGATGCAACTCAGAGACACATTTCTAAAGTACTAAGTCATTAATTTGCGTTTATTTTGCCGTTAAGACTAGGGCTGTCgaaattgctcaaaaatgaatattcgctttaaaaaaaaaacacacacatttgaatatctggttCCTACGGAGGAGACGTacgtcacgtccagactgaAAGTCACGCGCGCAAAGCCGCCGCTGATTCTGCAGCGGACAAATTCATACAACGTGACATAACTTCACGTATAGCTCAACAAGTTCAACAACATATTACAAAcgtaaaaataagtaaatgaactaatgacCCAGACCGCAGACCTTGACAGCTGTGCTGTGCTTAACATGGAgcttttccttggcatgaaacggcaaataatcaaaccagtgcatgaaaCTGTTGTAGCCGatctagtctattttattcatgcaatacaaagtcagtacagtagcgcgCCACCTGCAAAGCAGACAGACgtgccgctgctgccgctgttgtGTTTTCGAATATTAATTTTCATATTCGAATATCTATTTTTAACAACTATAGATATAGAATATTCGTTGACAGCCTCTGTAACTGGAAAGGCAGCATCAGCTTTGCATGCACACAGGGTAGCGTGTTTTGATCAAACGGGACGTTCCTAAACCCTACCCGTTAGCGTGCTTGGAGCGCTTGCAGGCGGCCGTTGCTGAGGAGTGTTCAGTGGTTCTGGTTCGGGACGGACACGTCCCTGCTGACCCACGTTGGAGGTGAAGGAGGGTCGCCCCTGCAGGGCGGAGAGGAGGGCCTCGTCCAGACTGGCGGACAAACGCTGCTCGTGAGAGCTGCCGCTCGGGAGTAAAGCTGTATGGCAAAAGAGTAGAAGGTCGACACAACAAATAGGTCAGCGGGCGCGGGGTTCAAATCCAAATCTCGTAGATTACGTTTTACCAACCTGAAACGCCGTCATTTCTCGGCCTTTTTGTTTGAGGTCGTAGTTGCGTCTCGGCTGTCAAATCTTGGGATGATTCGTTGCACAGTCCACTCAACTCGcgtttctttctcctcccctcccctgatTTACCATCTATAGTAAGAGGCTGGGAGTCGAATGTGTGATTACCGTTATCGGATGGCAACGTCCTGCTTGCGTTTCCGGCGCCAGCATTATATTGAATAGCGGTGTCGTCTATGGAGCTCTCCCTGAGACAGGGAGAGTACCGGGCCGCTCCGTCTACCTTGGAGGCCACAAGTCTTGAGGCCTGGGgattttctccctctcctcgccGTCCCACCGCCCCGTCCCTCCTCATGATCCCTTTCTGCAGTATGAAGCGGTCGATGCGGCTTTTCAGTTGGGGGTTAGGGAGAGGCTGGGAGGTGGAAGTGAACGGGACGCCTGTGAAGGGATCGTTGGGGGCTCGCCCCCAGGTGGCTTCGCTCTTCTGGTGCTCCTCCAGCGTGGTGCTGTCCACTGACACTCCGCTGGGCAGCAGCATGGGCAGCAGCATCACCTCCTGGGTTATCTGGTCCAGGAAGTCTTCTGGGATGGAAAGACTACTGGAGGCAGAAAAACCCAAACAGATCATTAGCGACCATGCAAGATGTGACCGTGATTAGACTGCTTCATAAACAGATACCATGGTGACGAAGCTGCTTGCTGCGTTGGTTTGTTCCTGCTGCCAGAAGGGGTCAAAAACACAGGTCTCGGGACGTGGCTTTCGCTGGCTGCGTGGTCTCTTTTAATCCTCTCCACCTCTTCTGCAGGGCAGCAGCGGGCAGGTTGTCCCCACACGGCCAAAGCCTTGAGGCCGAGAGCGGACGCCGAGCCGCCGAATGGCAAGGTCACGCGGAGTCGCCTCACCGCGCCCAGCGACAGCAGTCCCCGACTCCACAGCTCCTCTTTACGAGAGGTCGGAGGTCGCGGCGGCGGAGGGGAGACAAACGGGGGCCGGAAAGTGAAATTTGGACGAGTGAAACAGACTTGGGTCTCCTCGGTGAGTTCGCACCGACCGACCAGTTTGAAGTCTGGCTCAGCGGTGTTTGACTTGAACGCCTGGCCCCCTTGTCGAGGCTCGCCcggggcctcccccccccactgttgGGCCTGAAGTCCCCACCGCTGGCCATTACTCGGGCCGTGTTTAACTGCATGCTCTTGTGGTCTACTCGTTTTCTGGTcctttgcattcatttgatGACCTTTGTGGCCCATGTAAGAATTCTGGGTGGGTAACGTATCAGAGCTGGTGCTGATCTCCAGCCTCTTGCAAACTTGCCCTCGGTCCATACCCCAGGTCCACAGCTCTACATCCACCCTGCACAGCTCCACCTGGAAGCCGAATGTCAACGTCACCTGAAAGGAATTATTCATAAAGAAGGTTAATGTATTACTGCTAGAGATCCTAACTACGATTCTCAGCAATTCAGTATGGATGTGTTTATAATTTATAGAGACTTTTGCATTCAGCCACAAGAGTGCTTACACTATTGGTTTGTTAGTTAAATATAAAGGTGAAACTGCAATAAGATTAATTACATTCTTTAAAATGAGTTAAGCACCTCATGTAAAAAATATTATCATGAGCTTTGCCTGACAATCTCTGTATCCaagttaagtaaaaaaaaccttgattAAAGTATGACAGCGTCATCTTACCTGTACAGGTGGCCGTAGGAAGTACTCCAGCTTGAAGCCCCGCCTCCGGAGAGCAGGGTCGGCTGACAAAAGGTTTGTGACATCATAGCCATCTGCACACAGCTGaaaaaataagtcatttttCTATTGTAATACATGGTGGGGAGCTGACAATATAAAGACAATGGAAAAAAGGCAcggtaataattaaaatatcaatGAACATCCGTCATCTCTAGTGAGGAGAAATGATTATCATGGTAAAAAGAACATAGCAAGGTCAGCTATGATTCAGTCGCCCACACACCACTTTGTCCCTCTGCTTCTTTATTTTCCCATCTTCAGTATGAACCCTCAATCGctagcaatttttttttttttttatccttgttGATGGTTGAACCACCGACCCTGCGGTTGCCATCTATTATCCACGCGCCATGGTCGACCCGAAGAGTAAAAGTACCCTGAGGAAGGTACACGGACAAAAAGTTACCTTGTTGCATTCAACTGTCGTATGAAAGGCCGGCAGACAGAGATTCAAAACCATATTCTCCAACCTGGGAGGACAAATAAATAGATTGTAGAGTGACAAATATAGTTTATAGGTCAAGGCAGCTTTATTAGCAACTaaccacattttgtttttaatacacaAAACATTTGACCTCATGGCACGCAGCAACAATTTTAGTTCTACAAGGCAAGCTATTATTTATAATTCAACAAAGACCATAAACTACTAGCTGCCACTAAGGTTAGTGCTGATTGGTCAAACACAGATCAGATTAAAAACGTTaagatgacattttgtgtttgcagcttctcaaatgtgaggctttttctgtgtttgtttacttttactttattaCTTCCCCAACACAAATGGAATAGCTTTGCGTTTTCGGCATCTCGCTGTGGAAAATAAATGCCCCAAACAGTATAATCCAACCTTTTCTGGAATAACCGGTTAttcaaataattatatatatattatgctgtgaatatatattatattatatataagtaTAAATGAATAAGTGCGGAAAGAATGAATAGTTTGATTAAAAATCACCCAATTTATATGATTCAGTCTGTATTACGTTACACATTAAATACGTTTCTTAAATGTATTCAGCCACTTAATTGATCAAACTAAACAAGCTATCAAGGTATTAAcgttaaataagaaaatattacTGAGTTACGGAGTAACATTTTGATAGAGAAACAGACTGTTGCAGCGTTTTTACAGAATAACGTTGGAGGCTCTGGACCTACTAACTTATCAATAAACAACACGTAGAAAATATTAACAtctatatttacattatttatttaaagggcAGCGTCGTCCACAGCTGGTTTTGAAATACGTGTAACGTAAATGTACGTTCAAATACACTATTAACGTTGAGCGTAACAGCTAGCAATATGATATCGGGTAAGATGGCTAATTccgacactgacacacacagacaatgttAACATTAGTTTGGTAAACTAAAGCATACAAAGCTTACTTTGCTTGTTCGTGGACAAACTGGGCAGTTTTCACGTTAAATTTGACTCCTCTGCCCAACTTTAGCTGGTGGCTAACAGCTACAAGccattagctaacgttaatatAGCCGGCACAACTAGGGAAACACAGAAGGGACAAACTTAGACGAAAAAACGCGAATAAATATTTAacgaaaaaaagaatatttgaagtatttaaatatactcaaaacatttaatctgagGAGTCGTTTCAAAGCTTAGCCTTAGTCACAGAACAACCAATTTTCTCAATGACAAGAAGTGCTGAATTATTCACATATCTTTATTAGTTCTGCTGAATTTTAACAAAGGTGTGGTTTTAATCAATCCAGAACAATACTAGTAACATAAATGCAAACAATAAATCCAAAACATGTATAAAATTGGTAGCATTTTGTTCTCTAAACAATGCAATACTGTAACTACATTTATCACATCAAAAGGAACATCATTTTTGGACAGGGTTGCTATGTTTGCACCATCATGATAGGCCGTTCGGCTATCTACAcagttaaataaaaacacataaagGAAAGCTCTAATGGCACATATTCTTGGTCAGTtcacaataatataataacagtAATAAAGTTGATAATACTATGTAATACTGTAGAGATAAGTTCATTTTCTTGAGAAACATCTTTGTATGCTTGCGAAAACAACACATATAAAAGCCATGATATTCACATCTGAGTCTACTGTACATCATAACTCGGTTGTAGGACACTACATAGTGCAGTTAGCCTGAATGCTCCCTTAAAAAGACGTAGACGTTcaatttttcagattttttttttccttccatcccCCTACTTTGTCTAAAGGAACTATACAGAAGAAAGTAGAGTTTCCAGGTTGCAGACTCCCCCCCCGTTTCCAGTTTCACTCTCCTTAAACTAAGCTTTTATGTACATCTTAGTATACTTAaatgcctccctccctcccaccaccctgccaaacaaaaaaaacctttgctcTCAATATATCTTTCTTTGCTGTATTGCCACTAGTCCCTCTATCCTCAATCTCATAAGCTGAAGCTTTtcatatgtatacacacatgcacacagccgttctcccacgcacacacacacacacacacacacacattcacattctataactattattataatttatttccAGTATATCATACATTCTATAAATTTCTTTTTAACTTTGGGGATACTGACTGATTTCTCAGATCTCTTGGCTGTAAATGCACCAGGTGAATGACACAATTATCATAATAACTAAATTCCAATTGTGTACTTCCATTCACATTTTTCTTGCGGTTCAATAAGAAGAAATTTGAGCTGACAGCAACAGCCCTCCGATGACCTCTAGTGTTTGTTGTTAGTCACCGCAGACGATCTGCTGAGAAGGCAAATCAGGTTCTCCCATGTCTATAAACATATTCTATATTCAGTTGGGTTTGATAATCTACTAAACATATCTATTTCATTCAGTTTGTAGAAAATATAAACTCTGTTGGTCTTGATGGTGCAATTAAATGAGTCATGCATGTTGGACCCTGCGCATGAAACACCTTGAAAACTCAATCAAGAATAATCCGTCTGTGTGACCTTTGACGGCAAAATCTGCTGGTATTTAAAGGAAATTGTCCAGCCATGTGTAATCACTTTGTCTAACTGGTTTGCTGATATTATAATTAAAGCACTGAAAATGCTTATCACAcaattgattctttttttccccatccgTTTCCAGCATGAGCATTATTCTCGTATACATGCTGGAAAAAAATGTAGTAAGGCGCTCTCTGGCCAAAAATGCAAGTTAACATCACACACTCTGACCACTATTTCTACTTTTACATTACCAGTGACACAGACTTACAATGAATAAATACCGCATAATGTTCTGGTTGATGATTTCTGACAATATCCATGATTGTCTTGGTCCTTTTCTAGCATGGGCATGAAATGAGCCCCTGTGTTAGTGCTCTCATCTAAACAttgtcatttaacatttagttttCTGCCATCCATCAGTGTGGCACACTTCTCATGAACACTGATTAGGGAGGATGTAGTGGTGTGCAACTCGTGAGAGAAAGATCATCGATAGATTGAACGTAGTTCAACTGCTTGTTACCGATAATGATGGAgtcgctgctgttgctgtttggTGTCTTTAGTTTCTTTGAACAGTATGTCAGACTGTACTGATTTATTCTATTATAGACTGAAATGTTTTCAACTGTACGCTGAAGTGAGTGGGCTTGTGGCCAAACTGCACAGTTCGTCGTGGATCCATCTTTATATCTCAGTGGACTCTATCCTCTCCAGGCGCGAGGGTCCTGCCCACGGATTGGCGAGCTGGTGGAGGGACGGAGGGCCCTTCTGGTCTTCACAGGGAGGGGAGATGGTGAGGGCGATGGGGCCAGACAGAGAGGGTGGGgtctgaggagacagaggtgAGAGAGCCGCAGGTGGGGGCGGAGAattggaggaggtgggggaggtggtggtggtggtggtgatggtggtggtggtggacgtCGTGTTGGGTTTGGCTCCCAGCTGGGTCATGCGTTTTTCCAAAGCCTGGTTCTTCTGCAGCGTTTCCACGTAGCTAAGCTGCAGCTGTGCCTGGTATTTCAAAACCCGCTCCTTCTCGTCCTGCCAGGTGTGTCGCTCGTGGTCGAAGTTCAGGGCCTGGCGCTCCCGCTGCTGCCGCTCCAGCCGCAATGCGGCCTGCAGCTGCTCGAGTTGTCTGCGCAGCTCCCCGGCCTCGTCCCAGTGACCCTCCTGGCCCCGCTGTGGCTGGTGGCCGTCCTGACGCAGTTGCACCTCCTGGCAGAGTTGGGCCTCGTGACGTAGCTGGGCCTCTTGGCGCATTTGGGCCTCGTGGCAGAGCTGGGCCTCCTGACGGAGGTGGGCCTCCTGGCGGAGCTGCACCTCTTGGCGCAGCTGCGCTTCTTGCCGCAGTTGGGCTTCGTGGCGGAGATGAGCCTCCTGGCGGAGCTGGGCCTCCTGGCGCAGTTGGGCGTCCGGTCTGATTTGGGCATCCTGGCGTACTCGCATGTCCTGCTGCATGTGGGCATCCTGCCGCTGCTGCATGTCGCGCCATTGAGCTTCTTCGCGTTTCTGCCTCTCCTGCCTCTGAGCTTCCTGCCTTTGGGCTTTGGCTTCGTCACTCTGCAGACTCAGCAGCGTGTCCGATGTGGGGGTGAGAGAGTTGGTTGAGGGCTCAGTGGGATTTCGTGGGCAGTGGACGAGTCCCCACGGTGGCAAGAGTCCCGCCGCAGCTAAATTGGGGCTCACCACaacttctgctcctctgctcactTCATTCAGAGCCCGCTTTAAACTGAGCACCTCTGCTTCAAATACACCCAGCTTCTCTCTAAGGATGGACACCTGTAGAAAggaacatatatacatatatgcgCTGACATCAGTCGCTTGAATAAGGAGAGACAAAAGAAAGTAGTGAGCCTTAATGTATCCTGGAACGCAATTATCTGAGCCAATGGAATGAGCATATTAAAGCAGTTGTatgacatttttattacattttaacatcTAAACTTACAAAGGTCCATAACTTGTTTTATTAATCTTGGGTTTCTGTGTCCCTTGGGAGTTTCCCTAGAAAAGggattataaatacatttattccacttgaaaaggagaagaataTTGGTTATAAACGTAGTGCCTATTTAGTGATGAAATATTCACCATTTATACATATTGTATTGGTGAGAGCTCATGAGCTCATTAAGCCCAAAGGGAAAATAATGTTGCatctataatatataatgtTGCCCAATTTGTCCGCACCAAAATCTGTTGCAAGGATTCTAAGTGAGCAAATGCCCAACAATCCAGGTGTAGTAGTAAGTCTCTTAATGGTGCAACCTTCCTTGTTGTTAATTCTATTTTGACCGCTCTTCAACATAAGCCATCATAGGTTTCATGCTCTTATTGGGGTGATATATGACGTGTACTGTTTTTAGAAATAGCTGAAGAACAGATTGTGGTCACCATACAGTGAGAATGATATGATAAGTGATAAATCTGAAATCTGATAATTAACCTTACCAATTGTGAAATGATTTCATTACGTTTGAAAAAAGTTTCAATGTATTGTCAATGTGCGTAAATGATTAGCCTGTTTGAGTTTTCCTTTGCCTCTTGGAGCCCGCTGAGTATTAAATCAAGTGTAATTGAAACTCACCTCTGACAGAGTCCTCCTCAGCTCTCCCTCACACTTCTCCAGCTCCACGCTCTTGGTGCTGTAGGAGTCCTTCAGTCCCAGCATGGTCTCCTCCCGCTCCCTCAGCTGTGCATTGAGCTCCTTCAGCTGGCCTCTCAGGGCCACCATCTCTCCGGCTCGCTGGGTCACTTCCGCCTGACTCTCCCgcagctgctgcttcagcaGGGAGATCTCTCCCGCCTTCTGACACACCTGGCGCATGAAGAACAATTGAGTGGGTGAGCAGCATCATTTGTTTTCCGTATTCAGTCGTGTTTTTCAGTCGTATTTGAGCCGAACGCGCTCCCTCTCGCATTGCATGAAAGCGGAGAGGCTTGACACACACCTTCATCCCCCACTGTTCAGTCCACCACGATGGAACCCTGATTACATTTTACCGAGCCGGTCGAGCGCACCGAGTCATACACTCATCTCTCACCTCCCACTTGGTCTCCTCCAGACGAGGCAAGATGTCAGCCTGCTCCTTCCTGTAATCCAGACACtttctctccagctcctctctctgggCCAACAGAGCCGCCATCTCTTCCTGGAGCCTCCTCTTGTCCTGGGACAGACGGCCTATCTGGGCCTGCAGGGCCGTCTGGGAGCGCTGAGCACGACGGGTAACCTACAGACAACGCGTACATACGCCTTTTGTCAGTTTTAACAGTCTCCATATGTATGTTCCAcgtacacgtacacacacggaGTGTGTAGTTCCTACCATGCCCCACAAAGTGTGGTATGTCTGGGATagatttgatttaaaaagcCTTTTCAGGTGACACCGCACTTGCCTCCGAAATATCCAAGTGAAGAACTTAAGTGAGATTCGGCGACAAAGACAATGGGGAAAATAAAGTGAGGCCACTTCCTGGAGGGTGGAAATATGCAGCGAGTTCACCTGCTGAAGACGCGAAGCGTAGTTCTGTCTCAGCTCGTCCATCTGTCTCTCCCAGACACGTTGCTTCTCCTCAAACACCTGAATGATTGCGGCCTCACTTTGGTCCAGGTTTCTGCGCATATGCTGCACCTGGTGGATCAGAAGTACAAGAAGTCCAACTCGGAGCGCAAAATGTGGCGCTATCAAACAAACTTCTCAACATCAGAACTGATCCTATGATTGCTCAAAAGTATCCTGCCCTTTTTTCAAACCCAAT includes:
- the ubox5 gene encoding RING finger protein 37 isoform X2 yields the protein MVLNLCLPAFHTTVECNKLCADGYDVTNLLSADPALRRRGFKLEYFLRPPVQVTLTFGFQVELCRVDVELWTWGMDRGQVCKRLEISTSSDTLPTQNSYMGHKGHQMNAKDQKTSRPQEHAVKHGPSNGQRWGLQAQQWGGEAPGEPRQGGQAFKSNTAEPDFKLVGRCELTEETQVCFTRPNFTFRPPFVSPPPPRPPTSRKEELWSRGLLSLGAVRRLRVTLPFGGSASALGLKALAVWGQPARCCPAEEVERIKRDHAASESHVPRPVFLTPSGSRNKPTQQAASSPCLSIPEDFLDQITQEVMLLPMLLPSGVSVDSTTLEEHQKSEATWGRAPNDPFTGVPFTSTSQPLPNPQLKSRIDRFILQKGIMRRDGAVGRRGEGENPQASRLVASKVDGAARYSPCLRESSIDDTAIQYNAGAGNASRTLPSDNGNHTFDSQPLTIDGKSGEGRRKKRELSGLCNESSQDLTAETQLRPQTKRPRNDGVSALLPSGSSHEQRLSASLDEALLSALQGRPSFTSNVGQQGRVRPEPEPLNTPQQRPPASAPSTLTGGETCSACSCSVSAFSKAAAAIYRLSCGHLLCRDCVRTESQPLNSVATSTSGRIACVACRSLSARSDVIRVHH
- the ubox5 gene encoding RING finger protein 37 isoform X1; protein product: MVLNLCLPAFHTTVECNKLCADGYDVTNLLSADPALRRRGFKLEYFLRPPVQVTLTFGFQVELCRVDVELWTWGMDRGQVCKRLEISTSSDTLPTQNSYMGHKGHQMNAKDQKTSRPQEHAVKHGPSNGQRWGLQAQQWGGEAPGEPRQGGQAFKSNTAEPDFKLVGRCELTEETQVCFTRPNFTFRPPFVSPPPPRPPTSRKEELWSRGLLSLGAVRRLRVTLPFGGSASALGLKALAVWGQPARCCPAEEVERIKRDHAASESHVPRPVFLTPSGSRNKPTQQAASSPCSLSIPEDFLDQITQEVMLLPMLLPSGVSVDSTTLEEHQKSEATWGRAPNDPFTGVPFTSTSQPLPNPQLKSRIDRFILQKGIMRRDGAVGRRGEGENPQASRLVASKVDGAARYSPCLRESSIDDTAIQYNAGAGNASRTLPSDNGNHTFDSQPLTIDGKSGEGRRKKRELSGLCNESSQDLTAETQLRPQTKRPRNDGVSALLPSGSSHEQRLSASLDEALLSALQGRPSFTSNVGQQGRVRPEPEPLNTPQQRPPASAPSTLTGGETCSACSCSVSAFSKAAAAIYRLSCGHLLCRDCVRTESQPLNSVATSTSGRIACVACRSLSARSDVIRVHH
- the lzts3b gene encoding leucine zipper putative tumor suppressor 3 isoform X2 — protein: MKSVGTRTTLPRAPPLSRRCPADRSCSAERLPRPPATISDGTASSDERGSVSIGTGTCTGTDRPTETASSTNTECTMAAPSNNNQLECGNGAGRREREWERERDRQRERGRDRDRDWDRERLERERERERNRERERDRVERERLERERERERERARERERERIEREKIERERERERERERERERERLENERSEREREREIQAAGLDACGNIVGRGANEKSSVGMSQHQHQHQHQHREMAAARAEGENNPGSHNPPNHNPPKILPVSGKLEQAMQNNSGLVRPSAFKPVVPKSFHSMQNLVGQAGGAGSEGKTEARSEGFSESRGGRRGRDGAGAETGEVPEALLLDQDSPVRVSRTEGGGSSIEVVQGGMSDSGRNSLTSLPTYTGSGSGCGPPAVLGPLSASTSHINRLGMVGATAGLDKLEKPGYQNGLSASDSGRSSSGKSSSSYQRLSHLSDAPAPLRPSPSSDDVIQDLEDRLWEKEQEVQHMRRNLDQSEAAIIQVFEEKQRVWERQMDELRQNYASRLQQVTRRAQRSQTALQAQIGRLSQDKRRLQEEMAALLAQREELERKCLDYRKEQADILPRLEETKWEVCQKAGEISLLKQQLRESQAEVTQRAGEMVALRGQLKELNAQLREREETMLGLKDSYSTKSVELEKCEGELRRTLSEVSILREKLGVFEAEVLSLKRALNEVSRGAEVVVSPNLAAAGLLPPWGLVHCPRNPTEPSTNSLTPTSDTLLSLQSDEAKAQRQEAQRQERQKREEAQWRDMQQRQDAHMQQDMRVRQDAQIRPDAQLRQEAQLRQEAHLRHEAQLRQEAQLRQEVQLRQEAHLRQEAQLCHEAQMRQEAQLRHEAQLCQEVQLRQDGHQPQRGQEGHWDEAGELRRQLEQLQAALRLERQQRERQALNFDHERHTWQDEKERVLKYQAQLQLSYVETLQKNQALEKRMTQLGAKPNTTSTTTTITTTTTTSPTSSNSPPPPAALSPLSPQTPPSLSGPIALTISPPCEDQKGPPSLHQLANPWAGPSRLERIESTEI
- the lzts3b gene encoding rootletin isoform X1, which gives rise to MGSVGSGVAGEQEFAMKSVGTRTTLPRAPPLSRRCPADRSCSAERLPRPPATISDGTASSDERGSVSIGTGTCTGTDRPTETASSTNTECTMAAPSNNNQLECGNGAGRREREWERERDRQRERGRDRDRDWDRERLERERERERNRERERDRVERERLERERERERERARERERERIEREKIERERERERERERERERERLENERSEREREREIQAAGLDACGNIVGRGANEKSSVGMSQHQHQHQHQHREMAAARAEGENNPGSHNPPNHNPPKILPVSGKLEQAMQNNSGLVRPSAFKPVVPKSFHSMQNLVGQAGGAGSEGKTEARSEGFSESRGGRRGRDGAGAETGEVPEALLLDQDSPVRVSRTEGGGSSIEVVQGGMSDSGRNSLTSLPTYTGSGSGCGPPAVLGPLSASTSHINRLGMVGATAGLDKLEKPGYQNGLSASDSGRSSSGKSSSSYQRLSHLSDAPAPLRPSPSSDDVIQDLEDRLWEKEQEVQHMRRNLDQSEAAIIQVFEEKQRVWERQMDELRQNYASRLQQVTRRAQRSQTALQAQIGRLSQDKRRLQEEMAALLAQREELERKCLDYRKEQADILPRLEETKWEVCQKAGEISLLKQQLRESQAEVTQRAGEMVALRGQLKELNAQLREREETMLGLKDSYSTKSVELEKCEGELRRTLSEVSILREKLGVFEAEVLSLKRALNEVSRGAEVVVSPNLAAAGLLPPWGLVHCPRNPTEPSTNSLTPTSDTLLSLQSDEAKAQRQEAQRQERQKREEAQWRDMQQRQDAHMQQDMRVRQDAQIRPDAQLRQEAQLRQEAHLRHEAQLRQEAQLRQEVQLRQEAHLRQEAQLCHEAQMRQEAQLRHEAQLCQEVQLRQDGHQPQRGQEGHWDEAGELRRQLEQLQAALRLERQQRERQALNFDHERHTWQDEKERVLKYQAQLQLSYVETLQKNQALEKRMTQLGAKPNTTSTTTTITTTTTTSPTSSNSPPPPAALSPLSPQTPPSLSGPIALTISPPCEDQKGPPSLHQLANPWAGPSRLERIESTEI